In the genome of Bacteroides mediterraneensis, the window TAGCTTCTTAAAAAATAGAGGTATTTAGGATACGAAAGGTTATCCTTGGCGTTTTTTCCGGATATTCTTCAAGAATTCATCTACCATGCGGTTCCCTTTTTCCGTGGTAATGCCCCTCATGTGCAGAATGGTAATCTCACTGTAAATCTCAGCCAGTGGATAATGCAGTGTAATGTCGGAGTAAATCAGCAGGTCCATCTGCATGGCCATGGTCTGATTAATAATCATAAAATTGATGTCGTCCCGAAAAATGCCTTGCTTCACTCCTTTTTGAAAATATTTCACGGCGTCCGCATCGTTTCGCCGCTGCTCTTCATGTATGAAATCCAACACCTTGGGATACTTGCGTAAATCGCGGAAGAACAAAGGATTCACCTGACACAATTCGTTGACTTTGCGTTCATAAAATGTAAGAACTACTTCCAGCACGTTATCCGCCCTGGAAGTAAGTTCTTGCATATCCTGATTGACCCGCTGACGATAAAAGCTGAAGACCTCCAGCAACAACTGTTCCTTGTCGCCGAACAGTTCATAGAGCGTTCGCTTGGAAATGGACAGCGCACCTGCAATATCGTCCATGTGGACAGCTTTAATGCCTAAACGCTTAAAAGCCTGTGCCGCCGTATCCACAATGCGCATTTTCAGCTCCTCACGCTTGCTTTCTCTTCGTCTTCCTGCCATCGGTATTTTTCGATCAATGGATGATACCTAATTGAGAAGACTCCACGAACTGGAGGATATTCTCAATTTCCGGTCCGTGGGGAATCTGTTCCCGGATACGGGCCAATGCATCATGTTGAGAGGTATTGGCCTTATACAGAATGCGGTAAGCCTGTGCAATGTGCTTGATCACCGTTTCGGAAATACCGGTATATTCCAGCACCTTCGTATTGATACTGTAGAACGCAATCGGTTCGTGGGCAGCCACAATATAAGGAGGGATATCCTTGATGAAACGGCATCCGCCTTGTACCAGCGAATAACTACCCAAACGCGTGTTGCCCTGCATCAGTACATTCGAGGTCAGGATAGCACAATCGTAAATGATGCAGTTACCGGACACCTGAGAACCATTACCGATGATACAGCCGTTTCCCACTTCCACATCGTGTGACAAGCGGGC includes:
- a CDS encoding TetR/AcrR family transcriptional regulator; its protein translation is MAGRRRESKREELKMRIVDTAAQAFKRLGIKAVHMDDIAGALSISKRTLYELFGDKEQLLLEVFSFYRQRVNQDMQELTSRADNVLEVVLTFYERKVNELCQVNPLFFRDLRKYPKVLDFIHEEQRRNDADAVKYFQKGVKQGIFRDDINFMIINQTMAMQMDLLIYSDITLHYPLAEIYSEITILHMRGITTEKGNRMVDEFLKNIRKKRQG
- the lpxA gene encoding acyl-ACP--UDP-N-acetylglucosamine O-acyltransferase translates to MISPLAYVDPSAKLGKNVTVHPFAYIDKNVEIGDDNVIMPYASLMSGTRMGNGNTVHQGAVVAAVPQDFAYTGEDTLAIIGNHNVIRENAVIIRGTHASHATKVGDNNFIMTGARLSHDVEVGNGCIIGNGSQVSGNCIIYDCAILTSNVLMQGNTRLGSYSLVQGGCRFIKDIPPYIVAAHEPIAFYSINTKVLEYTGISETVIKHIAQAYRILYKANTSQHDALARIREQIPHGPEIENILQFVESSQLGIIH